The proteins below come from a single Gemmatimonadota bacterium genomic window:
- a CDS encoding lysoplasmalogenase produces the protein MPSKRQLLTAIVVALVGAGLIAVESAGLRTAVYVLKPLATLLVLGMVLTSRPLPSRQYQLLIAGGMVWSIAGDVFLMWPASLFAQGLGCFLVAHFFYIGAFATHGAGRTAGIKPLLPFALIAGTMLAILWPGLGALRIPVAAYVGVISTMAWQAWGRALNLRSAAAWRGAIGAFCFLVSDSAIALNRFHAPIGDAFTSRLIITSTYLVAQWMIASTVGEDESAG, from the coding sequence ATGCCATCCAAACGCCAACTTCTCACGGCCATCGTCGTGGCGCTGGTCGGGGCCGGACTGATCGCCGTAGAGAGCGCCGGCCTCCGCACCGCGGTGTATGTGCTCAAGCCCCTCGCGACCTTGCTGGTGCTTGGCATGGTCCTTACCTCACGGCCTCTCCCGTCACGGCAGTATCAGCTGCTCATCGCGGGCGGTATGGTGTGGTCGATCGCGGGCGACGTATTCCTGATGTGGCCTGCGTCGCTCTTTGCGCAGGGACTCGGCTGCTTTTTGGTCGCGCACTTCTTCTACATTGGCGCCTTTGCCACGCACGGCGCAGGACGCACCGCGGGGATCAAACCGCTTCTCCCGTTTGCGCTCATTGCCGGCACGATGCTCGCCATTCTCTGGCCCGGCCTTGGCGCGTTGCGCATTCCCGTGGCGGCGTACGTTGGCGTGATATCCACGATGGCTTGGCAGGCGTGGGGGCGTGCGCTCAACCTGCGTTCCGCCGCCGCGTGGCGTGGGGCGATTGGTGCGTTCTGTTTTCTCGTGTCGGATTCGGCCATCGCGCTCAATCGTTTTCACGCGCCGATTGGCGACGCGTTTACCTCGCGGCTCATTATCACGAGCACCTATCTCGTGGCGCAGTGGATGATTGCGAGCACGGTTGGCGAGGACGAATCCGCCGGGTAG
- a CDS encoding O-antigen ligase family protein, whose translation MTPTSAAPPTDRSITDWIALVAIVVGALAAVLLVLPYRSFDLDRFLAPKELAVHVAAAVTGTATLAHARGVRLGRADFLLGAWLVLSLASGLFATNHWAAFRAITLSVSGAIIYWSARRLAVAGLAGILSAGLAAVVVIGAGTALAQAYGARFDFATLSRAPGGTFGNRNFMAHLAAAGVPLLVWGALAARRRTGTVLTTIGLLACAAALVLSRTRAAWLALMIGGVMALALVVRGPALLEPAQRRRVLVVLASLFAGVVLALTIPNALDWKSDNPYLESVKGVVNYKEGSGRGRLKQYVNSLKMTASHAAFGVGPGNWAVQYPAYAPSDDPSIAEATGMAANPWPSSDWVAAVSERGPIAALALIAFFFTVLSAGVRARYDATRSSAARLAALAGVVTVFVAVVEGAFDAVLLLPMPLILVMAATGALLPAGKDEGTFTFAPPSRVMLPLLLLAAQSVAIITSAGRVEAMRLYGLGTVTALESATARDPGNFRIRVRAAETQLARGKCADARAQALAARALFPQAPAPKRVLAACPGKP comes from the coding sequence GTGACCCCCACTAGCGCCGCGCCCCCCACCGATCGCTCCATCACCGACTGGATTGCCCTTGTGGCAATCGTCGTGGGGGCGCTGGCCGCCGTGCTCTTGGTGCTACCGTACCGGAGCTTCGACCTCGACCGCTTTCTCGCGCCCAAGGAGCTCGCGGTGCACGTCGCGGCCGCGGTCACTGGTACGGCGACTCTCGCACACGCTCGCGGCGTGCGGTTGGGTCGTGCGGACTTCCTGCTTGGGGCCTGGCTCGTGCTGTCGCTGGCGTCGGGGTTGTTCGCCACCAACCACTGGGCGGCCTTTCGCGCCATCACCCTGAGTGTGAGTGGCGCCATCATCTATTGGAGTGCGCGCCGCTTGGCAGTGGCCGGGCTCGCGGGAATTCTCAGCGCGGGCTTGGCAGCGGTCGTTGTCATTGGCGCGGGCACGGCGCTGGCACAGGCATACGGCGCGCGCTTTGATTTTGCCACGTTGTCGCGAGCGCCGGGCGGCACCTTCGGCAATCGCAACTTTATGGCGCATCTCGCCGCCGCCGGCGTGCCACTCCTTGTGTGGGGTGCACTCGCGGCACGACGACGCACCGGAACCGTGTTGACGACCATCGGCCTGCTCGCGTGTGCTGCGGCGTTGGTGCTGTCCCGCACACGCGCGGCGTGGCTTGCCCTGATGATCGGTGGTGTGATGGCGCTCGCCCTCGTGGTGCGAGGGCCCGCACTGCTCGAACCCGCGCAGCGACGTCGTGTGCTGGTGGTCCTCGCGTCGCTCTTCGCGGGTGTCGTCCTTGCGCTCACCATTCCGAATGCCCTCGACTGGAAAAGCGACAACCCGTATCTCGAGTCGGTCAAAGGGGTCGTCAACTACAAAGAGGGAAGTGGTCGCGGGCGACTCAAACAGTATGTGAACTCGCTCAAGATGACCGCGTCGCACGCGGCGTTCGGCGTGGGGCCCGGCAACTGGGCGGTGCAGTATCCGGCGTATGCGCCAAGCGATGATCCCTCGATTGCGGAAGCCACCGGCATGGCGGCCAATCCGTGGCCGAGCAGCGATTGGGTGGCGGCGGTCTCCGAGCGAGGTCCGATTGCAGCGTTGGCGCTCATCGCATTCTTTTTTACGGTCCTCAGTGCCGGCGTACGCGCGCGCTACGACGCCACGCGTTCCAGCGCGGCGCGGCTCGCGGCACTCGCTGGCGTGGTGACGGTGTTTGTGGCGGTGGTCGAGGGGGCATTCGACGCCGTCCTCTTGTTGCCGATGCCACTGATTCTCGTAATGGCGGCAACGGGCGCCTTGTTGCCGGCCGGCAAGGACGAAGGCACGTTCACCTTCGCCCCTCCCTCGCGGGTGATGTTGCCGCTCTTACTGCTCGCGGCGCAGTCTGTTGCCATTATCACCTCGGCGGGCCGCGTCGAAGCGATGCGACTGTACGGCCTCGGTACGGTGACAGCGCTTGAAAGCGCCACCGCACGAGACCCGGGCAACTTTCGCATTCGTGTGCGCGCGGCCGAAACTCAACTGGCGCGTGGCAAGTGCGCCGACGCCCGCGCACAGGCGCTCGCGGCGCGCGCGTTGTTCCCTCAGGCGCCGGCGCCAAAGCGCGTTCTTGCGGCATGTCCAGGAAAACCATGA
- a CDS encoding M20/M25/M40 family metallo-hydrolase, which yields MHRLTIQHTPLAIIGLLLPIALSAQIALVAPDNPAVRRSLEGIKTNNSWTLDQQVQLCEIPAPPFKEKARAEEFRRRMVALGYPGARIDSIGNVVAEHAGTGNGPTVLLAGHLDTVFPEGTNVKVKKRGDRFDAPGIGDDCRGLAVLLTVAKALKEGAIQTVGKIVLVANVGEEGPGNLRGVRYLFNSSYKGKIDYFISVDGLGMRVSSRAVGSKRYSVQFTGPGGHSYGAFGMPSAIHAMGRAITNIGDLQVPGGAKTTYNVGVVKGGTSVNTISPDGAMDVDMRSESVDNLEKMDALIKDAVARGLAAENARWPKSPAKIAVHYDTIGIRPVGKVPQTEDTPIVRAATDLVKALGEESRTPDAGSTDANIPMSLGIPAITIGGGGRGGDAHAVTEWYQDTPVGYKGPQWALLLVTSLAGLPRSITP from the coding sequence ATGCATCGTCTCACGATTCAGCACACCCCCTTGGCAATCATTGGATTGCTCCTCCCTATTGCGCTGTCCGCGCAAATCGCGCTGGTCGCGCCGGACAACCCAGCGGTGAGGCGCTCGCTCGAGGGAATAAAGACGAACAACAGTTGGACTCTCGATCAGCAGGTGCAGCTCTGCGAGATCCCCGCCCCGCCGTTCAAAGAGAAGGCGCGTGCTGAGGAGTTCCGTCGCCGCATGGTCGCGCTAGGCTACCCGGGCGCGCGCATCGACTCCATTGGGAACGTCGTGGCGGAGCATGCGGGCACCGGCAACGGGCCAACCGTCCTGCTCGCCGGCCACCTCGACACGGTGTTTCCGGAAGGCACCAACGTAAAGGTGAAGAAGCGCGGCGATCGCTTTGACGCCCCCGGGATTGGCGACGACTGCCGTGGACTTGCCGTGCTCCTCACGGTGGCGAAGGCGCTCAAGGAAGGGGCGATTCAGACCGTCGGGAAGATTGTGCTGGTGGCCAATGTCGGGGAGGAAGGGCCGGGGAACCTCCGCGGCGTGCGCTACCTCTTCAACTCAAGCTACAAGGGAAAGATCGACTACTTCATTTCCGTCGATGGCCTGGGGATGCGCGTGTCGAGTCGCGCGGTGGGGAGTAAGCGGTACAGTGTGCAGTTCACCGGCCCAGGCGGTCACAGCTATGGCGCCTTCGGTATGCCGAGTGCGATCCACGCGATGGGGCGCGCTATCACGAACATCGGCGATCTCCAGGTGCCCGGCGGCGCCAAGACCACATACAACGTGGGCGTTGTGAAGGGTGGGACGTCCGTGAACACCATTTCGCCTGACGGCGCGATGGATGTGGACATGCGTTCCGAAAGCGTGGACAACCTCGAAAAAATGGACGCGCTCATCAAGGACGCTGTGGCCCGTGGCCTCGCCGCGGAAAATGCGCGCTGGCCCAAGTCGCCGGCAAAAATCGCCGTGCATTACGACACCATCGGCATTCGCCCAGTTGGCAAAGTGCCGCAGACCGAGGACACGCCCATCGTGCGTGCCGCGACGGATTTAGTGAAGGCCCTTGGCGAAGAGTCGCGCACGCCGGACGCCGGCAGCACCGACGCCAACATCCCGATGAGCCTCGGCATTCCCGCCATCACCATTGGCGGCGGCGGACGTGGCGGCGACGCGCACGCCGTCACCGAGTGGTACCAGGACACACCGGTGGGGTATAAGGGGCCACAGTGGGCGCT
- a CDS encoding cation diffusion facilitator family transporter — protein sequence MSDSLHTDVQRGIRSAQIGMLINVVLAVTKLVAGLVGNAYALVADAVESTADIFSSLIVWGGLRMAGKAPDEEFPFGYGKAEALAAAVVALMLLGAALGIGIESILEIRTPHHTPAAWTLGVLVAVMIIKWILSRRVKTVGSEIGSAAVQADAWHHMSDVLTSAAAFIGISIALVGGKGWESADDWAALLASAIIAFNGASMLRPALNDLMDRMPGQDVVEPVRKAAESVEGVLATEKLAVRKTGLTYRVILHVQTDPTLPIRDAHVVGGKVKSAIRKAVPQVESVLVHLEPYEQHAPPTK from the coding sequence ATGAGCGATTCTCTCCACACCGATGTGCAGCGCGGCATTCGCTCGGCGCAGATCGGCATGTTGATCAATGTGGTGCTGGCGGTCACAAAGTTGGTCGCTGGACTCGTCGGCAATGCGTATGCGCTCGTGGCAGATGCAGTGGAATCCACCGCCGACATTTTTTCGTCGCTCATTGTGTGGGGCGGGCTGCGAATGGCGGGAAAAGCCCCCGACGAAGAGTTTCCGTTTGGGTACGGCAAAGCCGAAGCACTTGCCGCGGCTGTGGTTGCGCTGATGCTGTTAGGCGCGGCCCTCGGTATTGGAATTGAGTCGATTCTTGAAATTCGCACACCACATCACACGCCGGCCGCTTGGACCCTCGGCGTGCTGGTGGCGGTCATGATCATCAAATGGATCCTGTCACGTCGCGTGAAGACGGTGGGATCGGAAATTGGCAGCGCCGCCGTGCAGGCGGATGCGTGGCATCATATGAGCGACGTCCTCACTTCGGCGGCGGCGTTCATTGGCATCAGCATTGCGCTGGTTGGTGGCAAGGGATGGGAGTCGGCCGATGACTGGGCGGCGTTGCTCGCCTCGGCCATCATTGCCTTCAACGGCGCGTCGATGCTACGTCCGGCGCTCAACGATCTGATGGATCGCATGCCGGGGCAGGACGTGGTGGAACCCGTGCGCAAGGCAGCCGAGAGTGTGGAAGGGGTGCTCGCCACGGAAAAGCTCGCGGTACGGAAAACCGGACTGACATATCGCGTCATTCTGCACGTGCAGACCGACCCCACGCTTCCGATACGTGACGCGCACGTGGTGGGCGGAAAAGTGAAGAGCGCCATCCGCAAGGCGGTTCCGCAAGTCGAATCGGTGTTGGTGCACCTTGAGCCCTACGAGCAGCACGCGCCGCCCACAAAGTGA
- a CDS encoding cbb3-type cytochrome c oxidase subunit I: MDWFVRAFMKSSLFWLGVGVTLGLAMTVWPGLVVYRTAHLHINLLGFVAQIIYGVALHIIPRFFGQPLVYRRMAEAQFWLAQGGLALLAGGFALRAAGLPASQGVIIAGAVGSGLAAYCFIVNVWRTINASPMRAVIGRGGRTVPLQPQPM; this comes from the coding sequence GTGGATTGGTTCGTGCGCGCGTTTATGAAATCGAGCCTCTTTTGGCTTGGCGTCGGTGTGACCCTCGGGCTCGCCATGACGGTGTGGCCGGGGCTGGTGGTGTATCGCACCGCCCATCTGCATATCAATCTCCTCGGGTTTGTGGCGCAGATCATCTACGGCGTGGCACTGCACATCATTCCGCGTTTCTTTGGTCAGCCGCTGGTGTATCGGCGCATGGCCGAGGCGCAGTTCTGGCTGGCGCAGGGTGGTTTGGCACTGCTCGCCGGTGGTTTTGCATTGCGCGCCGCCGGATTGCCCGCCTCTCAGGGGGTGATCATTGCCGGAGCCGTGGGATCGGGGCTCGCCGCCTATTGCTTCATTGTGAACGTGTGGCGCACGATCAACGCCAGCCCCATGCGGGCGGTTATTGGCCGCGGCGGGCGCACGGTGCCGTTACAGCCGCAGCCTATGTAA
- a CDS encoding ectonucleotide pyrophosphatase/phosphodiesterase, with protein sequence MPRASAGRPRAVGRAILFGAWLLSRAAIAQSTVPQAVQQAVQQPREPITLLISLDAFRSEYLQRPAAVNLRALAARGVHAERMVPSFPSKTFPNHYTLVTGLYPAHHGIVANVVSDSVLGRFAVGDNPQVRDGRWWGGEPIWVTAERHGVRAAPYFWPGAEAEIGGVRPTFYAKYSDRVGHAARINTVLEWLGLPKERAPRFATIYFSDVDDASHRYGPFTPEADAAIARVDSCVGALVAGIARLGLTDFTNVIVVSDHGMTPIAPERTIFLDDFVSLDSLEVIDWTPIAALAPKAGKEAYVYRQLHGAHPHLAVYRKAELPARLHYADGARVPAIIGISDEGWSVSSHARFALPGGKPKGGAHGYDNQLQSMSATFVAAGPGIKTGGITVPAFQNVHVYSLLAELLGVKPAKTDGSVDSVRAILRR encoded by the coding sequence ATGCCGCGAGCTAGTGCCGGACGTCCGCGTGCCGTCGGGCGCGCGATTCTCTTTGGCGCATGGCTGTTATCTCGTGCGGCGATCGCGCAGTCGACGGTGCCGCAGGCGGTGCAGCAGGCGGTGCAGCAGCCACGCGAACCGATCACGCTACTTATTTCGCTCGACGCCTTTCGCTCCGAATATTTACAGCGCCCCGCCGCCGTCAATCTGCGGGCACTCGCCGCGCGCGGCGTGCACGCCGAACGCATGGTGCCGAGTTTTCCGAGCAAGACATTTCCCAACCACTATACGTTGGTTACGGGGCTCTATCCTGCGCACCACGGCATCGTGGCGAACGTGGTCTCCGATTCTGTGCTTGGGCGGTTTGCAGTGGGAGACAACCCACAGGTGCGCGACGGTCGCTGGTGGGGCGGCGAACCCATTTGGGTAACAGCGGAACGACACGGTGTGCGCGCGGCGCCGTACTTCTGGCCCGGCGCCGAGGCGGAGATCGGGGGCGTACGTCCGACATTTTACGCCAAGTATTCGGATCGCGTTGGCCACGCCGCGCGCATCAACACCGTGCTCGAATGGTTGGGATTACCCAAAGAGCGCGCTCCGCGTTTTGCGACGATCTACTTCAGTGACGTAGACGATGCCTCGCACCGCTACGGGCCGTTCACGCCCGAGGCAGACGCGGCAATTGCACGGGTGGATAGCTGCGTTGGCGCGCTGGTCGCCGGCATCGCGCGACTCGGGCTGACCGATTTCACGAATGTCATCGTGGTGTCAGATCATGGCATGACGCCGATCGCGCCAGAGCGAACCATCTTTCTTGACGACTTCGTATCGCTCGATAGTCTCGAAGTCATTGACTGGACGCCCATCGCCGCACTCGCGCCGAAAGCAGGCAAAGAGGCGTATGTGTATCGCCAGCTGCACGGTGCGCATCCGCATCTCGCCGTGTACCGCAAGGCGGAGCTTCCCGCACGACTGCACTATGCCGACGGCGCGCGCGTGCCGGCGATCATCGGAATATCAGATGAGGGATGGAGCGTCAGTTCGCATGCACGGTTCGCACTCCCTGGCGGCAAACCGAAAGGCGGCGCGCACGGCTACGACAATCAGTTGCAGTCGATGAGCGCCACATTTGTTGCGGCCGGACCGGGAATCAAAACCGGCGGCATCACCGTGCCCGCGTTCCAGAATGTGCACGTGTACTCGTTGCTCGCCGAGTTGCTGGGAGTAAAGCCGGCAAAAACGGACGGTAGCGTAGATTCCGTTCGCGCAATCCTACGGCGCTGA
- a CDS encoding AMP-binding protein, with the protein MTAFPWLSQYDSDVPATLEPYPQRTLLDYFDEGARERPDAPLLLFKGRAVSYREIDRDSDTFAVALAAMGVGRGDRLAVMLPNCPQFFVAELAAWKLGASIAPLNPIYTEEELVGPLTTIDATVILVLTPFYERLKNIQARTPTTRVITTSIKEYFPTLTRLAFTLLMEKKLGHRVTRRGEDVAFADLMRQYAGQKPTSARPGPDDTAMLLLSGGTTGTPKCVVAHHGGLVITGLQLQTWSKSELRSWESVLFMPLPMFHSYGACAVQSAALIGHHPIAIIPNPRDLDDLVATLHKVRPTYFMGVPTLYTAMLARKDVQDKRIDLSSLRVCVSGAAPLMEETRRRWEAISGVRILEAYALSESLVAATATPMRAPARLGSVGVPLPDVQLKIVDVDDPTKLMATGETGEILMRAPQLMRSYWRNASETAVMLQTNAAGETWMHTGDLGYLDADSYLYIVDRKKDLIKPSGLQVWPRELEEAIAKHPSVAEVGVRGFPDEARGEIAVAFVVLREGMDVTADDLRAFCRQHLAPYKVPGRVVFRRELPKSLVGKVLRRMLTLDEPNAAS; encoded by the coding sequence ATGACCGCCTTTCCCTGGCTCTCACAGTACGACTCCGACGTTCCCGCAACCCTGGAACCGTATCCGCAGCGCACCCTCCTCGACTATTTCGACGAAGGCGCTCGTGAACGGCCGGACGCGCCGCTCCTCCTGTTCAAGGGGCGCGCCGTGTCGTACCGCGAGATCGACCGAGATAGCGATACCTTTGCCGTGGCACTCGCCGCCATGGGCGTCGGGCGTGGCGATCGGCTGGCCGTGATGCTCCCGAACTGCCCGCAGTTCTTTGTGGCGGAGCTCGCGGCCTGGAAACTCGGCGCCTCTATCGCGCCGCTCAATCCCATTTACACCGAAGAAGAACTAGTCGGACCGCTCACCACGATTGACGCAACGGTGATTCTGGTGTTGACGCCGTTCTACGAACGGCTCAAGAACATTCAGGCACGGACACCCACCACCCGCGTGATCACCACGAGTATCAAGGAATACTTTCCGACACTCACACGGCTGGCGTTCACACTGTTGATGGAAAAGAAGTTGGGGCATCGCGTCACGCGCCGAGGTGAGGACGTGGCGTTCGCCGATCTTATGCGCCAGTATGCCGGTCAAAAACCGACCTCGGCCCGCCCTGGACCTGACGACACCGCTATGCTCCTGCTGAGTGGCGGAACGACCGGCACACCCAAGTGCGTCGTGGCGCACCACGGCGGATTGGTGATCACCGGACTGCAGCTGCAGACGTGGAGCAAGTCGGAACTCCGGAGTTGGGAGTCCGTACTCTTTATGCCATTGCCGATGTTTCATTCGTATGGGGCCTGTGCCGTGCAAAGCGCGGCGTTGATCGGGCACCATCCCATTGCGATCATTCCGAACCCCCGCGACCTCGACGATCTCGTGGCGACGCTGCATAAAGTTCGTCCGACCTACTTTATGGGAGTGCCGACGCTCTACACGGCCATGCTCGCCCGCAAAGATGTGCAGGACAAGCGAATCGACCTTTCCTCACTGCGTGTGTGTGTGAGCGGCGCCGCGCCATTGATGGAAGAAACGCGCCGACGCTGGGAAGCGATCTCCGGTGTGCGCATCCTCGAAGCGTACGCGCTCTCCGAGTCCTTGGTGGCGGCCACCGCCACGCCGATGCGTGCGCCCGCGCGCCTCGGTTCCGTGGGCGTCCCCCTGCCCGATGTGCAACTAAAGATTGTGGACGTCGATGACCCAACCAAATTAATGGCCACCGGCGAGACCGGTGAGATTCTTATGCGCGCGCCGCAACTCATGCGCAGCTATTGGCGCAATGCGAGTGAAACGGCGGTCATGTTACAGACCAATGCCGCCGGCGAAACGTGGATGCACACGGGCGACCTCGGGTATCTCGATGCCGACAGTTATCTGTACATCGTCGATCGGAAGAAGGATCTGATCAAGCCGAGCGGATTGCAGGTGTGGCCGCGCGAGCTGGAGGAGGCGATCGCCAAGCATCCGTCGGTTGCCGAAGTGGGGGTGCGCGGATTCCCCGATGAGGCCAGAGGAGAAATCGCCGTGGCGTTTGTCGTGTTGCGGGAGGGCATGGACGTCACCGCTGACGATTTACGTGCGTTCTGCCGTCAGCATCTCGCGCCGTATAAAGTGCCGGGGCGCGTTGTGTTTCGTCGTGAGTTGCCCAAATCGCTCGTTGGTAAAGTTCTCCGCCGCATGCTCACCCTCGACGAACCCAATGCCGCGAGCTAG